TTCAAGGTGCCGGGCGTCGCCGAGACCATCGACTGGGCGACGGCGCTGACCGAACTCGATGCCGTCGGCCTCGACCCGCAGGGGGTCACCGACACGCTCGGCGTGCTGCTGAAGTACCAGGACGACATCCAGAAGATGCAGGGCGGGGAGGCCAAGGCCATCCTCGATGCGGTGAAGGCGGGTCGCTGAGGTGGGCTCGCTCCTCGCGCCGCTCACGGATCCCGGCCGCATCCCGCCGCTGAAGGCGGTGGTCATCGGCGTGCTGCTGCTCGCCGTGCCGCTGGCCTGGTGGACGATCCTGCGGCTCGCCGGAACCAGCGTGCCGGCGCCCGCGCCGTCGGGCCTGTCCATGACCCTCATCGTCGTCGCCGCGCTGGTGGTGGCGCCATTGCTGGAGACGGCGATCCTCCTCGTCCTCCATTGGCTGATGGTGGTGCGCTTTGGCGCCGACCGATCGACCTTCGTGCTCGCGGCGGTCGCCACCGCCGTCGTCGCCCATCTGCCGCTGACGCTGGTCAGGACGCCGGTCACTGCGGCGATCTTCGTGGTCTTCGCCCTGGTCTATGCCGGGTGGTTCGCCTCGCGCGGCTGGCGCTGGGCCTTCCTCGGCGCGGCGCTCGCCCATGCCACCTACAATGCCGGCTCGCTCGCCCTCTCGCCGGTCTTCGCCTGGCTCCTGAGGCCCGCCTGATGGCTGAGGCGCTGGCCGAGAACATCGCCCATTTCGCCCGGGCGCTGCGGGTTGCCGGCCTGCCGGTCGGGCCGGGAACCGTGCTCGACGCCATCGCGGCGGTGGAGGCGGCGGGCATCGGTTCGCGCGACGATTTCTACTGGACGCTCCACGCCGTCTTCGTGCGCAAGCACGAGCAATCCGTCACCTTCCGCACCGCCTTCGAGATCTTCTGGAAGCGCCGGCACCTGATGGAGAAGCTGCTCTCCATCCTCATGCCGGTCGCGCCCGCCGCGCCGGGCAAGCCCGATCCGGTCTCGCTGCGCCTGCAGGAGGCCTTCTTCAAGCAGGCCGAGAGCGTGCCGGTGGAGAAGCCGGAGATCGAGGTGGATGCGAGCCTCACCGTCTCCGACATCGAGGTGCTGCAGAAGAAGGACTTCGCGCAGATGACGGCGGCGGAGATCGCCGAGGCGAACCGCAGGGTCGCCGCGCTGATCCTGCCCGACGATGCCGTCCCGACGCGCCGCCTCGCGCCCGATCCGCGCGGGCGGCGGATCGATCTCAGGCGCACGCTGCGCCGCTCCATCGCCGAGGGCGGGGCGATCATCGACCTCGCGCGGCGCGGACCGAAGAGCAAACACCCGCCGCTCGTCATCCTCTGCGACATTTCCGGCTCGATGAGCCAGTACAGCCGGGTGATCCTTCACTTCGCCCATGCGCTGATGGAGCATCGCCGCCACGTCCATGTCTTCACCTTCGGCACGCGGCTGACCAACGTCACGCGCATGCTCAGGGCGAAGGACCCCGACGAGGCGCTCGCCGCCTGCACCGCGGCGGTGGACGACTGGTCGGGCGGCACGCGCATTGCGCCCTCCATCCACGCCTTCAACCGGCTGTGGTCGCGCCGTGTCCTGGCGGGCGGTGCGGTGGTGCTGCTCGTCACCGACGGCCTCGAGCGCGACGGCACGGCGGATCTCGCCCGCGAGGCCGACCGGCTGCACCGCTCCTGCCGGCGGCTGGTCTGGCTCAATCCGCTGCTGCGCTTCGATGGTTTCGAGGCGCGGGCCCAGGGCATCCGGGCGCTGCTGCCCCATGTCGACGAGTTCCGCACCATCCACAACGTGGCGGCGGTGGCGGAACTGGTCGCGGCGCTCGATGCGCGGCGGTCCGACCGCAGCCATGACCCGCGCCTGTGGTTGAAGGTGGCCTAGAGGGGAGGGGCGGTCCTTCGCTCGACCCGTTCGACAGTTCAAGCCCCTCACCCTTCCCTCTCCCCGCAGGCGGGGAGAGGGGGCAACAGCGTTCCGTCGTCTTTGGCACCGCCTCCGCTTGGCGCCTCCTCTGGGGAAACCGCGCGACGCCGAAGTCCCCCTCTCCCCGCCTGCGGGGAGAGGGAAGGGTGAGGGGCTCTGGCGAAAGCATGAGCGAAAGATGTCCTGCACCCCGCCTCTGCCATCCCGCCCCTTGCCTCGCGGCCCCGATCATCCGATCTCTGTGCGAGACCGTGGAGGACGACATGCTCTCGACCGATGACGACATCCTCACCACCGCCGAGGCCTGGGCGAAGTCCGGCAAGGGCGTCGCGATTGCCACCGTCGTAGAGACCTGGGGCTCCGCGCCGCGTCCCATCGGCTCGCACCTCGTCATCGATGAGGAGGGCACGTTCCTCGGCTCGGTCTCCGGCGGCTGCGTCGAGGGCGAGGTCGTCACCGAGGCGCTGGACGTGATCGGCTCTGGCAAGGCCAAGCTGCTCGAATTCGGCGTCGCCGACGAGACCGCCTGGCGGGCGGGCCTCTCCTGTGGCGGCCGGATCGCCGTCTATGTCGAGAAGGTCGGCTGATGCGCCTCGACCTGCTTCAGGCCCTCAACCGGGCCCGCGCCGATCGCCACGCGGCGGTGCTCGTCACCGATCTCGACGGGGGCGAGGCCCGTCTCGTCACCGAGGCGACGCTGGCCGGCGATCCGCTCGAGGAGCCGATCCGCGCCGCGCTGCGAACGGGGCGGAGCGGCGTGGTCGAGGGCACGCGCGCCTTCCTCACCGTGCAGGTGCCGCCGGCCAAGATGGTCATCGTCGGCGCCGTCCATATCAGCCAGGCGCTGGTGCCCATGGCGAAGATGCTCGGCTATGACCCGGTCATCGTCGATCCGCGCACGGCCTTCGCGACCCCTGAGCGCTTTCCGGACGTGACGCTCCTGGCGGAATGGCCGGACGAGGCCCTGCCGAAGCTCAAGGTCGACCGCTTTACCGCCTTCATCGCGCTCACCCACGATCCGAAGATCGACGATCCGGCGCTGCTCCACGCCTTCGAGCGCGGCTGCTTCTATATCGGCGCCCTCGGCTCGCGGAAAACCCACGCCAAGCGCGTCGAGCGCCTGACGGGCAAGGGCGCGAGCCCCGAGGCCGTCGCCCGCATCAAGGCGCCCATCGGCCTTGCCATCGGCGCGATCTCGCCGGCCGAGATCGCCGTCTCCATCCTCGCCGAGGTGACGCAGGCCTGGCGGCAGGGCATCGCCTGAGGGCCGAGGAGGGGTCATGCGCTTCGGTCCCGTTCCCCTCGGCGAGGCTCGCGGCGGCATTGTCGCCCATGCAGTGCGAGCCGAAGGCCTGGTGCTGAAGAAGGGCGCCCGCATCGGCGAGGCCGAGATGACCGCCCTTGCGGCGGCGGGCATCGAGACCGTCGTGGTCGCCATGGCGGAGCCCGGCGACATGGGCGAGGACGCGGCGGCGGCCGTCATCGCCGCGGCCGTGGCGGGGGAGGGGCTTCGGGTCGATCCCGCCTTCACCGGCCGCGCCAATCTCTTCGCCGCCGAGGCCGGCGTCCTCGTCGTCGACCGCGACGGCATCGACCGGCTGAACCGCATCGACGAGGCGATCACGCTCGCAACCCTGCCGGCCTTCGCCGCGGTCGAGGCCGGCGAGATGGTCGCGACCGTCAAGATCATCCCCTATGCGGTCGCCGCCGACCGGGTCGAGGCGGCTGCGGCAGGGCCGCTGGTGCGGGTCGCGCCCTTCGTGCGGCGGCGCGTGGCGGTGATCTCGACGCTGCTGCCGGGGCTTGCCGACAAGGTGGTGGAGAAGACCCTGCGGGTGACGGCCGACCGGCTGGACCCGGCCGGCGCCAGCATCGTCCGGGAGCTGCGCGTGCCCCACGCGGCGGATGCGCTGGCGCAGGCGCTCGCCGCGGTCACGCCTGAGGCCGATCTCGTCCTCGTCTTCGGCGCCTCGGCCATTGCCGACCGGCGCGACGTCATTCCCGCGGCGTTGGAGGCGGCGGGCGGCGCGGTCGAGCATCTCGGCATGCCCGTCGATCCCGGCAATCTGCTGATGGTCGGCGCGCTGGGGGATGTGCCGGTGCTGGGAGCGCCGGGCTGTGCCCGCTCGCCGAAGGAGAACGGCTTCGACTGGGTGCTGATGCGGCTGCTCGCCGGGCTGCCGGTGACGCGGGCCGACATTACCGGGATGGGCGTCGGAGGGCTTCTCATGGAAATCGTGTCGCGGCCGCAGCCGCGCGAGGATGTGGTGCCGGTGGCGGCCACGCCGCGCATCGCCGCGCTCGTCCTCGCCGCCGGCCGCTCGACCCGCATGGGCG
The window above is part of the Phreatobacter oligotrophus genome. Proteins encoded here:
- a CDS encoding vWA domain-containing protein; amino-acid sequence: MAEALAENIAHFARALRVAGLPVGPGTVLDAIAAVEAAGIGSRDDFYWTLHAVFVRKHEQSVTFRTAFEIFWKRRHLMEKLLSILMPVAPAAPGKPDPVSLRLQEAFFKQAESVPVEKPEIEVDASLTVSDIEVLQKKDFAQMTAAEIAEANRRVAALILPDDAVPTRRLAPDPRGRRIDLRRTLRRSIAEGGAIIDLARRGPKSKHPPLVILCDISGSMSQYSRVILHFAHALMEHRRHVHVFTFGTRLTNVTRMLRAKDPDEALAACTAAVDDWSGGTRIAPSIHAFNRLWSRRVLAGGAVVLLVTDGLERDGTADLAREADRLHRSCRRLVWLNPLLRFDGFEARAQGIRALLPHVDEFRTIHNVAAVAELVAALDARRSDRSHDPRLWLKVA
- a CDS encoding XdhC family protein, coding for MLSTDDDILTTAEAWAKSGKGVAIATVVETWGSAPRPIGSHLVIDEEGTFLGSVSGGCVEGEVVTEALDVIGSGKAKLLEFGVADETAWRAGLSCGGRIAVYVEKVG
- a CDS encoding XdhC family protein; translated protein: MRLDLLQALNRARADRHAAVLVTDLDGGEARLVTEATLAGDPLEEPIRAALRTGRSGVVEGTRAFLTVQVPPAKMVIVGAVHISQALVPMAKMLGYDPVIVDPRTAFATPERFPDVTLLAEWPDEALPKLKVDRFTAFIALTHDPKIDDPALLHAFERGCFYIGALGSRKTHAKRVERLTGKGASPEAVARIKAPIGLAIGAISPAEIAVSILAEVTQAWRQGIA
- a CDS encoding NTP transferase domain-containing protein produces the protein MRFGPVPLGEARGGIVAHAVRAEGLVLKKGARIGEAEMTALAAAGIETVVVAMAEPGDMGEDAAAAVIAAAVAGEGLRVDPAFTGRANLFAAEAGVLVVDRDGIDRLNRIDEAITLATLPAFAAVEAGEMVATVKIIPYAVAADRVEAAAAGPLVRVAPFVRRRVAVISTLLPGLADKVVEKTLRVTADRLDPAGASIVRELRVPHAADALAQALAAVTPEADLVLVFGASAIADRRDVIPAALEAAGGAVEHLGMPVDPGNLLMVGALGDVPVLGAPGCARSPKENGFDWVLMRLLAGLPVTRADITGMGVGGLLMEIVSRPQPREDVVPVAATPRIAALVLAAGRSTRMGGPNKLLATIDGVPLVRHAAEAALGAGLAEVVVVTGHQGEAVRGALDGLGCRFVANPDYADGLSTSLKAGLSALPDDIDAVVVLLGDMPRVSSALVARLAAAYGPGAGRHIVVPVLDGRRGNPVLWGRRYFGELMKVTGDQGGRAVLAGAPEAVAEVAAEADDVHLDLDTPEALAAAGGRIAP